GTGGCCGTTAATCTGGACGCTGTAGCGTGCAAACAAGCCGGGTGGGAAAATGAATGGAAAGCTATATTCAATCTGCAGCTGCTCAACCACGAAGGACTGTCCACTCAGATTGGCGCCATTGATCCATGCCTCTGCATGGGGCACCTCGTTTTTCACGTAACAGGGAAACTTGTACCAAGCGGCCGCCCCATTTAAGGGCTTGCATTTGGGTTTGTTGACACAGTAACAGAGCCccatcttctccagcagctccaggatgAGCTGCAGATCCTCGCGGCTCTGGATGTGGGGCTTAAGAAGGAGACGGATAACATGAGCAGGGAGAAGGCCGTGCAGCAAGAAGCCCTCCACATAATGATGGAGCTGAGTGGCCCTCAGTTCATCTATCTGGGTGTCGCTAAGCAGTTTCTGGAGCAGCACGGCAGCATCCCGCTGGCAGAAGACGTTGAGGATGTCAATGAGCCGTGGCAGGTTGTGAAACACATACTCCCGCAAGGTGAGGTGCTCCTCAAAGTAGAGCAGCTTCCCACTCTCATGCAGGTAGGACAGGGCGCTCTGGAGCCGATCCTCCGTCAGGCCTGCCTGCAAGCCCAACCGGGCAGAGTCCCACCAGCTAAGCCACAGCTGCTGAGCTTGCGGCTGGaagtgcagctcctccagcacttGCCAGGATTTGGGCAACACACGGTGCAGGTTCGGGAAGATATCCCGGTGCTCAGCCACCGAGAGGAGCTTGTCCCGCAGGCGATGCACCTGGCAGCGGTCCCAGCAGCTGAAAGGCAGCACTGGAGAGAGGATCTGCGGGCGGTGGTTGAGCAGGTACTGAAACTGGGCTTTCTTCCGCCGCAAGTTCTTGTCCGAGACCCCGTAAAAGGCAGCgtgggggctggagcagcgcAGGTCAAAGTCCTGTCCCAGAGCCTCATCTACCTGCTGGACCAAGCTCTGGAGTCCCTCAGCATCCCTCTTCTCCTGCTGAGCGATCTGGTGATGGATGTCCAGGCACTTCTCTTCCAACTCCCGCTCCGCACAGAGGTCAGCATGGGTTCCCACCATGCACACCACGGCATGGGGCACCTTGGAACCGAGCCAATGCAAGAAATAGCCTACAGAGGGGTAGAAGTGCTGAGGGACATAGGCACTCAAATTCACCACCAGCACATACAGGGCTCCGGGAGACAGGAAGAAAGACTGGATAACATCATAGCTCGGGTCCCCCGCCAGCTCATACACAATGAACGTCAGACCCCGCTCTGCATCCGCTGTCCAGTCCATCACCTCAATGCCCTTGCTGCCTCCTGACAGTCCCAGTCCTGGTGGTACTTGCGGGGCATTGGGTGGCAATGATGGTGCAGGGCGTGGTATTTCCCCTTTCACTCGGTGAGAGGGCATGTGAGAAGGGATGTCCTGCCACTCAACGGggagatgttccagctgctgcaTGGCAGGTACCCCAGCTGAGGAAGTGTCCTGTGGCTCTGGGAAGGGGCAACACCCAACTGGCACTCTCCCACtgtcctcctgctgcccagggcacCCCCTGGGCTGGGTGCTCCCCGCCTCCAGACTTCCCACATCTTCCTTCCGCCCATCCTCCTCCATGAGGCATCGTCTCAGCAAGGTCTTTCCTGCATCCTTTAGGCCCATAAGGACCAGCTTGAGGCGGGGTTTGAGGGCAGGCTGGGAGTGGGCTAGTTCCTGCTGGTAGGCTGCGATGTAGGGGATGCCTTTCATGCATACCTCATAGGGGGGCTGTATGAGGGGGTTGTCTTTGATCTTCCACAGGGTGACGCGGGAAAGCTGCCCGAAGCCTTCGGGGAGGATGGCAATCTGGTTGCCTTGCAGGaccagctcctccaggctgtGGAGGAGCACGATGGAGTCAGGCAGGTAGCGGATGCGGTTGTTGTCCAGCCAGAGCGTGCGGAGCTGGTGGAGCTGACAAAGGCGAGGAGGCAGCAGGGTGAGCTGGTTGCGGCTCAGGTAGAGCTCCTCCAGGCTGGGGAGCGccaggatggcagcagggaaCTCCCCCAGCAGATTGGAGGAGAGGTTCAGCATCTTGAGCCGCTGCAGGCTGCCGAAGCCAGCGGGCAGGGCCTGCAGCCGGTTGCCATCCAGCATGAGGCTCTCGAGGGCACTCAGCTGGCAGAGACCCTCGGGCAGGGCCGCCAGCCCGGTGCCACTCAGCCAGAGGATCTTGAGGCGGCGGAGGGCAGCGATGCCCTCGGGCAGGGCCCCGAGGTGGCGGTTGCCGGAGCAGTCCAGCTCCTCCAGAGCAGTCAGCTCCAGCAGCGGGGCGgggaaggagggcagcaggTTGTGGTCGACGTCGAGGGTGCGGAGGTGCTGCAGGCGGCCCAGCCCCTCGGGCAGGCGGCGCAGGCGGTTGAAGCTGAGGTCAAGCTCCTCGAGGCGGCCCAGCTCGGCGAGGCGGGGAGGCAGGCCCGGGCCCTCGGCGCCCAGCTCGTTGTGGCTGAGGCTGAGCTTGCGCAGGCCCCGCAGCCCCGCCAGGGCCCCGCCGTCCCCCAGGCCCCGCAGCCGGTTGTGGCTGAGGTCGAGCTCGGCCAGGCGGCCCAGGTGGCGCAGGGCGGCTGCGGGCAGGCGGCCCAGCCGGTTACGCCGCAGGCTCAGCACCCGCAGCCCGCTCAGGGCGGCGCCCACCTCCTCgggcagctcctccagcccccgCCCGCTCAGGTTCAGCGCCTCCAGCTcccccagcgccgccgccgaggccgggcggcggggagcgggagcggcggcggcggcggcggggggcggcggcggccccccCGGCGGCCCCGCGTCCGGCTGGGGCTCGGGCTCCGGCTCGGGCTCGCCGGGGCCGCTCCGCAGCTTCCGTGCGCGCAGGGCGGCGTCGCGCCACAGCCGCACCGCCTTCGGGGGCTCCGTCTGCGCCATGGCCGGGGGAGCgggcccccgccccgcccgaCCCGACcagccgccgccgctgctgctcGCCATGGGCGCGGCCGCCACCGCCGCGGCGGGCTCGGGGCTCCCCGCAGCTCCGAACCGGCACTACCCGCCGCGGCGCCCCGCGCACGTAGCCGTAGCCGCCGCTGCTGCAACCGCCCCGCCGGGGGCGGGACCCGGGCACGGCCCGCCCCGCGCCACCCACCGGGACAACCGGCACCGCCAGCGCCGCCCCCCGCGCCGGGATACCCCGCCTCGACACCCCGCCTCGACCCGGCCGGGCCCGGCTGGAAGCCCCCGCCCTCCGGACAACGGGCACTCCGCCGGGGCAGGAGCAGTCCTGAGCCCCCCAGCCCGCAGCTCGAGCCTTTTGCCCTGTCTGCACGGCCCGAGAGAGCGGCCCCGCCACCTCCGTACGGCCCCTCTGGTGCCCGCGGTGGGGGGCAGCAGCGGTAGCGCTGCCGGCGCTTCCCCGCGCCCCCGGTGTGTGACAACAGACCCGGGGCTCATCCTGCCCCTGGGCTCGCTGCGGGATGTGTGAGCGGAAGCTGCTGCATTGCCCCGCGTCATTTCTGCAGCAGGCGAAGGCTGTTCTTTCACCCAGCCCTGCAAGAAACCGAGATTAGCCTTCCTTTCCATTAAATAAGTGTGTTTCCGTATCGGAGGGTGCGAAAGCCTGTGACCCTCCGGTTTGTCAGAGCAACTCTGCCACCTTCCTGCCGtgctttatttcctctgctgcatACATCTGGTCAGATCCTAAACACTGCCTTCCTCAGGAGCCTCAGCCAAGCTTTGCTCCTAGGGCTCAGAAATACGCCTGGAAATTTCCACCACTGCTGCAGGGGGAAAACGGAGCCGTTTTATCGCAGGGCCGCGAGGTAGCCTGTGTACACTCATATCTCTCGAGTTGTGTGACCTTACCCTTCCAAATACCAGCAATGCACTGTGGCCAAAGgtttaaaaatgtcactgtcTTTGTACGGCACTGAATACTCAGGAGTGCTCTGCGGGCTTGAGAAGGGTTGCTTCTTCTCACCTTGTCATGTTGTAACAGCTACTGTTACAGCAGGCTGCAAGTTATCACTTCAGAGctataaagagaaagaaaagcatttgaaagggGAAGTGGTCCACGCGGCAACCAGTTTCACAGCCTTTATTACCTTCTTTATTGTGGACATCCCTCTCAAGAACAATGCCATCTCTTTTGGATGGCCCTGTGCATCCAACCATGCTCCCACTTGGAGAGGAGCTGAACTGACCCAGTGCGGAGTCATAGTCATTGCACTAAATTACTAGATTTACTACTTGCTAAAACTACAGATCACAAAGGCTCAGGTGCAGTTGCCATCTTTTCCATCAGTAACATAcaagcaggagaaaataatcttttcaagCCCTCTGAGTCCTAAGAAACCTTCACCAGGATCCTGCTAAATGCCTTTCTGAGCATGAGGTCACCCAGGGTAGGGAAAACAATTTCAGCGCTGGCTGGTAAAGCCAAACAAACGATGTGAAGGACAGGGAAGAAAGGCCAGGGGCCCGGGAGAAAGCGTGGCTGTGTGAAGGTAAGAACCAGCTACAAGCAGGGTTCAGAAGCTGCCCAAAACTAGCAAAGACAGTCCTGGGGTCTGGACCCATGGTTTGGCTTTAGAACCATCACTCAGGTTCAGGGGGAACAGGCATGGAGGGTTACTCATGACCCAGGAGGCTCTGCTGGGCAGGACTAAACCTGGGGATAAAACTCTTCCCATCCTTCCTTCGTTGCTGGTGTCAGATACTGACCCTGGGAAACAGAGATACTTCGTGGCCTCTTGTTAAATTGTGCCCATCTAGAGCTAGTTTCCAGGCTTGcactcatttattttcagagtatCCCTGCATTGGGTCAGTACATCTTTTATTTGGGCTAACCCAGTTTTTGcgtcttttcttttcctgcacatCACTTGGGAAGCAGCCCTTCTCCGCATGCAGAAAAGAGCGCTGTCCTTCCCCActttaaaagcagcacatttaaTTCCTCCTGGGGAAAGAGTAATTCTCTTCCCCCATCCTCTTGCCCAATTGCTCTTGTGATGCCAAGTCGATGGTTGCATTTCCAGCTCTCTACATGCAAAACCACTCAGCCTGTCACTATCAAAGTCAAGTTTTTAAATCAAGATGATGTTTCTAAAAAGAAACGATCTCTGCAGGGAAAATTGACCCCACCATCAAATTTGCAGctgattttcttcctcccttgtgcaggtaaaagcagagaaagcagcatcaTTATTGGGGACCACCCACCCCATGATGCCCATGGGCACTGCAGATCCTCTCTGAAGCCAGGGCAGGCTCCACCTTGCTCTGTGATTTGCAGCAGTGTAACCTGAAAGGCTGCCATTCTGCACTAACCTCTGCTTCCCACAGGACAACTGCACAAATCCCTCCACTGGGGACACTTCAAGCAGCTGCTTGGCTCAGCCAGCTGAAAAATACCAGGGAGAGAAGCGCTTATCTCTCTTTACCCACTATTAGAGGTCATGGCCTGTATTAAACGCATCTTTCTGACAGCATGCAAGGACACCCAGGGAGGAGCTGGCCTGAGCAGGAACAGTTTTGACTGTCAAAACCCCTATTACAAAAtatgcaaagcagcaggagctgaatgCCTCCCCAAGGTAatgaagagagggagagaagtcACGCAACACATAGTCAATCTTTGATGATCTCCTGTAGATAGTGAATGCAGCTAAGCTAGAAAAACCATGATGAGCAGCATGCTCCACAAGGATGCCCCCAGAGCTGCTCAGGGGTTGTCCAAGGAGGAAAGCTCTAGTGCTTTCACATGAACCTTACATTTTATCCTACTGTATATTTACACAGGTGTGCAAATCTGTAACTTCAAACAACCAGGGATGGGTCTCTTGACTTCTTAAACACATTCACCATGGTTAAAGCTGCCAGTTGTGAGCAAGATAGATAATTtctggggaaagggaagattttatatttcagaaaatacagcttttgctgCAGACCTAGATGACCCCTTGTCCTCCTCTCTGCTTAGGCAGAGGAGATGTGGTTCTCCAAACAGGACTTCCTCACTTCCGCTTGATTTACCTGTCGGCATCCTAGAACTCCATTAAACATGAGCACCGGCATGCTGGATGCTGGGTTTGGAGCCATTTCCTATTTGTTGGAGCTTAAACATATTCAGAAACATATTCAGCCCCTCTCCTAGCTGTCATCAGCTGGGGCTGAGAAGCAGGTGGCTGTAAAATTGCCAGCAATCCATTTCAGTGTGTTCTGTTACATGCCAGAATTGCATTTGaagttattaattttaaatagtgGCCCTGTAAAGTCTTATTGATGGCATTTAATTATTCAGCTGAAGTCTGAGGTGCCTCCACTTCACTGAGCCTTGCAACTGCATCATTAATAAGATTTCTATCTAAAGCACCTCTCTCCTGGGTCAGGTAAAAGACACTGAGTTATCAAAGACATTTTAGAGCCTGACTCTGGGCTTTGCAGGACAAGAGGTGCAAATGTAATAAGCCACTTGTGACACGATGTGAACCTAACTCAGCTCAATAGAAGCATCAAGGCGCTGGGGCATGTGGATGCACTTGCCACTGCAGAGTGCATGGGCTCTGGCACCAGCACTGAGCGAGGCTGGCATCCTCGTGGGAGGGTGCTTGCTTTCCACACCACCAGACACCCACCCCAGATGGTAAAAACCCCAGGTTCCTGCTTTGGCAGCGATTGAAGAAGCCATGTTTCAGTGGCAGGCCTTGGAACAAGCAATGGATTAACACTCCTCTCCATGTTTCTCCTCAACCTTAAGTAGAAATCCTGTAAGGATGGCGAAATGTTGCCCAgaacttcattcttttttttcattccatttgCCCGCACTGTTTTGCTTACTGTTTCTTCAGGAATTATATGGATCTACCCTAAGGCACACCAAGCCATATAAAAATGTTGATGGCAGCACCTGAAGGGATCGTGGCCATGCTTTGGGCAGGGGAAAGAGAGGGACTGGGATagacagcactgctgcttgCCTCATCTCTCTGGAgggaagcagtgctgctgtaCATGTCGGGCAGGAAGGTGGAGGCTTGGCGAAATTGGGGCTGCAATGGGATAAGGACCCCCAGCCAAAGGTGGGGATCTGAAGAGGAGGTGCTCTGCCAGAACTGCTTGGCATCACACCCCATGAAACCCAGGTCCAGGCCACACTTTCCCATGGGCAGGTCTTGTACCATGAATGCTAATCCCTTTATTTGTtccttcccaggcacagctttcatataatcacagaaaggtttgggttggaagtgaccttaaagactatctggttccaaccccctgacatgggcagggacaccttccactagagcaggttgctccaagccccatccagcctggccttgaacactgccagggatggggcacccacaggttctctgagcaccctgtgccagggtctcATTACCCTCATTGTTAGAGAATTCTTACGTCCAATCTAAAGCTACCTTCTCGGTAGTCCTTTTGGGAGTTCTGAAttgaaagaagactgaaaagcagcagctatttGGATTCAGGTGTCAGGGAAGCCTTGCTGAGCTCTCTCAGTGCCTTGTCAAGGCCCACAGCTTCAAAGTCATGGCATGAACAAGGACGGAGCCAGCACATTTAGGTGGATCTTCATTTACTGCTCCACCAGTTTGATTTCATGCCTACCTCTTCATCACTGGCAGAAAGGTACTTAGTAGTGCTAGACAggatcttattttcttctgaattcccattttctggttttctgtgccCTCAGCATTAGACCTGGCCATCATTTCTTCAGCACGTCACACAGTGCTATGCAAACACTTCCCAAAGATCTTTCCCTGCCAGACAACTGAAGCAGATCCATTTGCCAGTACGAGTTGGCTGGCACTAGCCATATTCCCTCCCTCAACGGAAATTCCTCATCACTTTCCTCATCCTCACCAGTGCTGGCAGCCCCAGGACCTGGTGTACTGGAAATTCTCCAGGAATTGCTGCTGTTGATATTCCTGTCAATGGAATCTCCCTTGTGCTCACAGATTAAAGCTAAGGTAAATGAACTGGAGATCTCTTGGTGACAGTTTTTGGAGCTTCCTGACTTAATCAGTTTACCCGTTATTGGTGTTTATATCCTTCCTAGATACCAGTAAGCCAGAAGCACTTTGTTCTCAtcatcctgctgcttttctaatCCAAACCAAACTCCCCatttaaatgcttctgtttATTCCCTCGCAGTTCAGACCTATCTGTCCCATCCACGGAGGGACTCACGGGCTCTTTGGgtccccacatccctgcactTCTCTGTCTTACCCTCAGCACTGACAGCCACCATCTGCCTTGCTGCCCAGCCCTCTGCACGTCACTGTTTCTGATGCGGGTGGAGCTCCTCACTTACCTCTCTCTGCCATTGCTGTATGTGGCTTTCTAGTGGCTGCTTTGCCCTGGAGAACAGGGCTAACccaaagctgctttcctccctgcaaTCAGTGAAGAGATGGCCTTCCAGCTTACCTAACCAACCAACTTGTAGAGAACTGCCAGGCTTCACTTAGCTTTCTCCATCAGCTTGATCTCTACCAACTCCATCGTTTGGTAGCTTTGGGAGAGGAGCTGTATCGACAAGACACCACACTGCGAGGGGATGGCGTGCGGGGAGCCGGGGTGAGCGCCCGGCCGCGGGCTGGGCTCACCTCACCGCGGTTGGCGTGACCAAGCCGGCTGGTGCCGCCCTCCCGGGCAtggaggcagaggaagctgCCGCTCACAGCCGCGACAGGGGGCTCTGGAGGGGAGAGAACGCTGCCGCCCGCGCTCCCCCTCCGGGCTGGGGCGCTGCCGCCCGGCGCTCCCTTCCCGCCACCCTTCCTGCGTGCaccggcggccgcggcggggacCCGGCTCCCGGCGGGGCGGCACCGCCCCGGGCTCcgcccgctccgccccgccccgtcccgctgCACCGCCCGCAGCGGCCACCAGGGGGCAGCCCCGAGACGCTGCCCCGCCGTGGGGCGTGTCCCGGTGAGGCCGCGCCCCCGCCCCGCCTCGCTGGGGGCGTCACTTCCGGGCGCGGCGCGTTGTGATTGGTGTTGTGCGGGCGGAAGCGCGGGCGGGGACTGCCGCCGTTGCCGCAGTGacggggccgggcgggggggcggcggggcagCGGGAAGATGGCGGCGCCGCGTCGCTCCCagcaccaccatcaccaccaccaccccccgccgccgccgcccgggccGGCctcgccgcccgccgccgcctcgccgccgcgcagccccagcctggcGCCGGCCGATCTCACCCCCGCCGCGCAGCGCCACAGCCTGGCCGGCCCCGAAGGCGAGGCTCCCCCCGACGCCGAGCGGCCTCCGGCCCCAGAGTGCTCGGAGGAGgcggccgctgccgccgccccgGGCCCGCCGGCCTcgggcagcagctccagcagttCCTCCTCGTCGTCTTCCTCGTCTGCATCGTCGTCGGTCGCGTCGAGCCCGGCGGCGGAGAGTCCCGAGGCGGCGGGCCCGGGCGCGGCGAGCGGGGCCTTCCGCGAGCTGCTGGAGGCCTGCCGCAATGGGGACGTGACGCGCGTGAAGCGCCTGGTGGACACGGGCAACGTGAACGCCAAGGACATGGCGGGACGCAAGTCCACGCCGCTCCACTTCGCCGCCGGTAGGTACCGGGACCGGGGAGGGCCTGGGGCCCGTCCGACCTCCCATTCCCGGCGAGGGCAGTGACAGTGAGTGCGTCGGGACGGGGAGGGTGCAGCTCCCCACCTGGCTCCCAAGGAGTACGTCCCTAGCTCCGCGGAGGGGCCCTGCAGCGTCTCGGTGGGTCAGGAGAGCTTAAGCTGAGAGGACGAGCGTGAGCACACTTCCCCTTTAGCCTTTCATTGCAGATTGTGGGGAGGCGGCTGTTAAATCTCCTGTTTTCCCCTcgtaaaatggaaaaacaagtGGGAGAGGAGATTGTGGAGGTGTAAGGGAGACTGTATGGgcctttttctctgtatttggcACATACGCTGCTGCAAACTTGTGCACGTGTGCTTAGGAAGTGAGAAACGAATTCAGGACAGAGTTGGCTTGAAGTCACGTGTATTGTAGTAGTTCTTGAAAGTCAGGGACCGAAGTGATGCATGTAGACTTGATAGGAACCAAAGTTGATACCTTGTACTTTGcaagttttttcacttttattcgGGCATAGTTGCTGCTGGATCTCTGCATGTCTTGTAGTCTGAGTGGGCTGGGGAAAGAGGTGAAGTGGAACAACAGTACTTGATAGAAGCTACAGATGTGCCCAGAAGAGAATATGCCTCTTAGTGTAGAGAAGAGATGTTACTGTGATCAGAAATAATGTCATAAAAGCAGTTATAAGGGAGGTCCAACGGTTTACATTAATGGGAAGTAAACAGTACCTTCTAGCAAGTATAGCTATTGCAGGTTAGTGTAGTCCATAGAGAGAATGTTTTGTACAGGATGTGGTCTTCACTGTGGGCACAGGGCACATGAAGTTCACATTAAAAGTAAAACGAGggtatttctttaaatcatcACCTCTAACTCAGGACTTGCACAATTGCTAGGTCTGTGGTCAGGCTGAGGACTTTCTGACGTGAGCCACAGTGCTACGGGACTGGACCTTATGTAGGAAGGGGCACGGATCTTGTTTGAGCTTTAGCAGTGGTACCCATAAACTAAGATAACTAATAAGACTGTTTTGAGCTGTCAATATTTAAGTGCTAGTATATGGCTCTAAAGCACGGTTATTGAAATCaataaaaatgagcattttgtGGCACAGTGTTGCCTGGAACTTTGGATAGTGGTGTTCgatttttttcagtcagatAACACTGTCTGAGATTGTatgagtttgttttcattttcaaactaCAGTCAGCATTTCACAATACCCCTAAGGGAACTTATAGTCCTGAGCTgttcctttttcattctctgatCCCCAAGCTCTACCAGTAAAGCATGACCTTATGCAGGTGGATGCACAGTGAATTTCTGGGGTATGGAGATGGACTTCATTTTAATGAACCCTGGAATGTAATGCTGGTACAACTGCATGTGTGAGCATAAAGTTCTTAATGTTTTGGAGGGCTCATCTTGAGtattttttgcttggttttgggttcagacttaaaatTAGaccttgctgcttctgcttaaACTCAGATATCAAGTTGCAACTTCAGTGTTATTACAAACTGTAGTGCTGAAGCTGTGGCAGTAACTTCTACTTTGATTAGAGAAGAAGTGGACAAAACTTACTTAAGGGGGATAAGGCTTTGAAAGTTGGTGGTGTCAATAAGATGTTACTGTAATAGCAGTGGAAGGTGTTTCCTTGTAGCATATAGAAAACAGCAGATGAAGTTATCGTTCCTGACAAATTTCTATATCTGTTTTTCTAGATTTACGGATGTTCTCGGCTACCGTACATATTTTATGTCAAATCACTGCAGTATGTCTGGTCCAAATGGGTTTGACCTGTAATAGCGTTAGACAGATTTCTTAATGCAGAGTTCTTGGGGTCCTGTGTTTTGAAACGGCCTGTAAGCACGTTGTTTGAATGCAGCTGATTTTAGGCAGTATGTATCTGCCAGCGATAAAGTATGTTTATTTGATCTTCTCCTTTGTgggcaaaaggagaaataaaacttgCTTGCTTATAGGAGTCTGCTGTATATATGAAGCTGTGTTATGGATAATAGCTCACTTTTTACGAGCCATAGCTAAGTGTGAGTTGTATGGCCTTCACTCGAGGAACAGGAGTTGGAGAGTGCAATATGCAGTGTtctgaactgctgctttcataCTTCTTGAAGCTAAACTCTTAAATGACAGGAAAGAGAGTTCAGCTTCTGATCTTGTCATTTGTGGTAGAGGAATAATTCttgtaatttcttcttcatttcccAATTTTGGGGGTAGCTGGAttctattttgttgttgtttcaggtttgttgttttttgtttccccctGGGGTACTTGGCTTCTCTCTAGCTCAGTCTGGTTTTCTCAGATGTCCTTTTTGGCAGGAATGTCAAGCAGTTCAGTTACTTTTACTGTAATAGGGAAGGACAACTTCCTAGCTCTAGTTTCTTGTTAAAAGCACTAAGTTCAAGTTTC
The window above is part of the Strigops habroptila isolate Jane chromosome 7, bStrHab1.2.pri, whole genome shotgun sequence genome. Proteins encoded here:
- the MFHAS1 gene encoding malignant fibrous histiocytoma-amplified sequence 1 isoform X2, whose translation is MASSSGGGWSGRAGRGPAPPAMAQTEPPKAVRLWRDAALRARKLRSGPGEPEPEPEPQPDAGPPGGPPPPPAAAAAAPAPRRPASAAALGELEALNLSGRGLEELPEEVGAALSGLRVLSLRRNRLGRLPAAALRHLGRLAELDLSHNRLRGLGDGGALAGLRGLRKLSLSHNELGAEGPGLPPRLAELGRLEELDLSFNRLRRLPEGLGRLQHLRTLDVDHNLLPSFPAPLLELTALEELDCSGNRHLGALPEGIAALRRLKILWLSGTGLAALPEGLCQLSALESLMLDGNRLQALPAGFGSLQRLKMLNLSSNLLGEFPAAILALPSLEELYLSRNQLTLLPPRLCQLHQLRTLWLDNNRIRYLPDSIVLLHSLEELVLQGNQIAILPEGFGQLSRVTLWKIKDNPLIQPPYEVCMKGIPYIAAYQQELAHSQPALKPRLKLVLMGLKDAGKTLLRRCLMEEDGRKEDVGSLEAGSTQPRGCPGQQEDSGRVPVGCCPFPEPQDTSSAGVPAMQQLEHLPVEWQDIPSHMPSHRVKGEIPRPAPSLPPNAPQVPPGLGLSGGSKGIEVMDWTADAERGLTFIVYELAGDPSYDVIQSFFLSPGALYVLVVNLSAYVPQHFYPSVGYFLHWLGSKVPHAVVCMVGTHADLCAERELEEKCLDIHHQIAQQEKRDAEGLQSLVQQVDEALGQDFDLRCSSPHAAFYGVSDKNLRRKKAQFQYLLNHRPQILSPVLPFSCWDRCQVHRLRDKLLSVAEHRDIFPNLHRVLPKSWQVLEELHFQPQAQQLWLSWWDSARLGLQAGLTEDRLQSALSYLHESGKLLYFEEHLTLREYVFHNLPRLIDILNVFCQRDAAVLLQKLLSDTQIDELRATQLHHYVEGFLLHGLLPAHVIRLLLKPHIQSREDLQLILELLEKMGLCYCVNKPKCKPLNGAAAWYKFPCYVKNEVPHAEAWINGANLSGQSFVVEQLQIEYSFPFIFPPGLFARYSVQINGHVVQRSDGKYQIYAYRGKVPVVVSYRPARGALQPDTLSIASHASLPNIWTAWQAITPLVEELNVLLQEWPGLYYTVHVLCSKCLKRGSPNPHTFPGRN
- the MFHAS1 gene encoding malignant fibrous histiocytoma-amplified sequence 1 isoform X1, yielding MASSSGGGWSGRAGRGPAPPAMAQTEPPKAVRLWRDAALRARKLRSGPGEPEPEPEPQPDAGPPGGPPPPPAAAAAAPAPRRPASAAALGELEALNLSGRGLEELPEEVGAALSGLRVLSLRRNRLGRLPAAALRHLGRLAELDLSHNRLRGLGDGGALAGLRGLRKLSLSHNELGAEGPGLPPRLAELGRLEELDLSFNRLRRLPEGLGRLQHLRTLDVDHNLLPSFPAPLLELTALEELDCSGNRHLGALPEGIAALRRLKILWLSGTGLAALPEGLCQLSALESLMLDGNRLQALPAGFGSLQRLKMLNLSSNLLGEFPAAILALPSLEELYLSRNQLTLLPPRLCQLHQLRTLWLDNNRIRYLPDSIVLLHSLEELVLQGNQIAILPEGFGQLSRVTLWKIKDNPLIQPPYEVCMKGIPYIAAYQQELAHSQPALKPRLKLVLMGLKDAGKTLLRRCLMEEDGRKEDVGSLEAGSTQPRGCPGQQEDSGRVPVGCCPFPEPQDTSSAGVPAMQQLEHLPVEWQDIPSHMPSHRVKGEIPRPAPSLPPNAPQVPPGLGLSGGSKGIEVMDWTADAERGLTFIVYELAGDPSYDVIQSFFLSPGALYVLVVNLSAYVPQHFYPSVGYFLHWLGSKVPHAVVCMVGTHADLCAERELEEKCLDIHHQIAQQEKRDAEGLQSLVQQVDEALGQDFDLRCSSPHAAFYGVSDKNLRRKKAQFQYLLNHRPQILSPVLPFSCWDRCQVHRLRDKLLSVAEHRDIFPNLHRVLPKSWQVLEELHFQPQAQQLWLSWWDSARLGLQAGLTEDRLQSALSYLHESGKLLYFEEHLTLREYVFHNLPRLIDILNVFCQRDAAVLLQKLLSDTQIDELRATQLHHYVEGFLLHGLLPAHVIRLLLKPHIQSREDLQLILELLEKMGLCYCVNKPKCKPLNGAAAWYKFPCYVKNEVPHAEAWINGANLSGQSFVVEQLQIEYSFPFIFPPGLFARYSVQINGHVVQRSDGKYQIYAYRGKVPVVVSYRPARGALQPDTLSIASHASLPNIWTAWQAITPLVEELNVLLQEWPGLYYTVHVLCSKCLKRGSPNPHTFPGELLSQPRPEGLTEIICPKNGSERVNVALVYPPTPTVISPCSK